The Ammoniphilus oxalaticus genome contains a region encoding:
- a CDS encoding S-layer homology domain-containing protein: MVFLKRTILAAAILSMSMTAVQAETAAPFKDIADSFAYSSIASLHQKGLISGVSKDEFAPQASIKRKHFVLLLAKTIGVQPITPLEPSFVDVPIESVEFGYIEAFARLGYIQGFDDNTFKGDAFIKRQDVAVILDHIFKQATTLQSLSTESITFKDQEQIHPYARESVQRVAAMSLMRGYQQTFSPQKNVSRAETAVIAQQVYERIRQTQEIRRLPEVNLTVGDRQQIVLPFTNTTFTYTPVWGWDNPAIGTIKADGEFSATAAGKGVISLNIGNKTYQIPVKIEPAKEIVEEVDQETDRELDQEVENNVEEEETTA; this comes from the coding sequence CGGCTATACTATCTATGAGTATGACAGCTGTTCAGGCTGAAACAGCTGCTCCATTTAAAGATATAGCTGATTCATTTGCTTACTCATCGATTGCATCCTTACATCAAAAAGGTTTAATTAGCGGTGTGTCGAAAGATGAGTTTGCCCCGCAAGCGTCGATCAAACGAAAACATTTTGTGTTGCTGTTAGCGAAAACAATCGGGGTTCAGCCGATTACGCCGCTAGAACCGAGTTTTGTTGATGTTCCGATAGAGTCAGTAGAATTTGGTTATATTGAGGCATTTGCTAGATTAGGTTACATTCAAGGTTTTGATGACAACACATTCAAAGGGGATGCCTTTATAAAACGGCAGGATGTCGCTGTGATTCTCGATCACATTTTTAAGCAAGCAACGACATTACAATCATTATCAACAGAGTCGATTACATTCAAAGATCAGGAACAGATTCATCCGTATGCGCGAGAAAGTGTTCAGCGTGTGGCGGCAATGTCGTTGATGAGAGGGTATCAACAAACTTTTTCCCCGCAAAAAAATGTGTCGCGAGCGGAAACAGCGGTGATTGCCCAGCAAGTGTATGAGCGGATTCGTCAGACGCAAGAAATTCGAAGACTTCCCGAAGTGAACCTGACGGTTGGTGATCGACAGCAAATTGTTTTACCGTTTACGAACACTACGTTTACATATACGCCTGTTTGGGGGTGGGATAACCCTGCGATTGGGACGATCAAGGCCGATGGGGAGTTCTCGGCAACCGCCGCTGGCAAAGGAGTGATTAGCTTAAACATCGGGAATAAAACGTATCAAATTCCTGTGAAAATTGAACCAGCCAAGGAAATCGTAGAAGAAGTAGATCAAGAGACGGATCGCGAATTGGATCAGGAAGTAGAAAATAACGTGGAAGAGGAGGAGACGACGGCATGA
- a CDS encoding DUF4855 domain-containing protein, which translates to MRFIRLMLAVILLTVMLPITGAQASASPESTLENFAYGSTYTVKADLPNATFSELEYKTYSGPVEGLVSNAPTWTGFARQDGREVVVDLGKLKTIEQVSLEFRQDPAQAIMLPPYLKVDVSQDGQNWSALGQMHHAVSPEETVERTFQFVFAPLQARYVKMYFPVDIWTFARNLKVLGDPTAQESGPVVLEPSKDDQASVGSYMNLPNNQDILLIYTGAHEEKGIWNKDEFKSVVAYMKDGSAQDTMFDTMLFLPYEAVESTEAAWTAYIDDLFQDKTQLGALNQAASEVHRNRDFKQKVILSIPFPDATKPDFWLEEGKEGIDTVDGQKKAIKWYLDTLMAKWHAANYEHLELSGIYWWKEKIEMQHTDEEALVKHTASLVHRHQQPFFWIPYYGAKGYSEWKELGFDHVIIQPNFYAKEVPKDDRMPDVANLARKFEMGVEVEIDEWVLVSRYHYDAFYNQLNKGHELGFDGEVTNAYYAGNKTIHTLANSDIPMLRKVYDDLYRWIKGNYQPKN; encoded by the coding sequence ATGAGATTTATTCGTTTAATGCTCGCAGTTATACTGTTGACAGTGATGCTTCCCATCACGGGAGCGCAAGCAAGCGCGTCTCCCGAATCTACGCTTGAGAATTTTGCGTATGGCTCGACTTATACGGTCAAAGCGGATTTGCCCAACGCCACTTTTAGCGAACTCGAATATAAAACATACTCAGGACCAGTCGAAGGACTTGTTTCGAATGCGCCAACGTGGACAGGCTTTGCTCGCCAAGATGGCCGAGAAGTCGTCGTTGATCTGGGCAAACTTAAAACGATTGAACAGGTTTCGCTTGAATTCAGACAAGATCCTGCGCAAGCGATCATGTTGCCGCCCTATCTAAAAGTCGACGTTTCCCAGGACGGACAAAACTGGAGCGCGTTGGGGCAAATGCATCACGCTGTTTCACCCGAAGAAACAGTGGAACGTACGTTCCAGTTTGTGTTTGCGCCATTACAGGCGCGCTATGTAAAAATGTATTTCCCCGTTGACATTTGGACGTTTGCCCGAAACTTAAAAGTGTTGGGCGATCCCACTGCGCAAGAGAGCGGACCTGTCGTTTTGGAACCGAGCAAAGACGATCAAGCATCTGTAGGTTCGTACATGAATTTGCCGAATAATCAGGACATCCTTTTAATTTATACGGGCGCTCATGAAGAGAAAGGGATTTGGAATAAGGACGAATTTAAATCCGTCGTCGCCTACATGAAGGATGGCTCCGCGCAAGACACGATGTTTGATACGATGTTGTTTTTGCCTTATGAAGCCGTCGAGAGTACAGAAGCGGCTTGGACTGCGTATATCGACGATTTGTTTCAAGATAAAACGCAATTAGGGGCGCTCAATCAAGCGGCGTCGGAAGTACATCGGAACCGTGATTTTAAACAAAAAGTGATTTTAAGCATTCCGTTCCCAGATGCGACCAAACCTGATTTTTGGCTAGAAGAAGGAAAAGAGGGAATTGACACAGTTGACGGCCAGAAAAAGGCGATCAAGTGGTACTTAGATACGCTTATGGCAAAGTGGCATGCGGCCAATTATGAGCATCTTGAGTTATCCGGGATCTATTGGTGGAAAGAAAAAATCGAAATGCAACATACGGACGAAGAGGCGCTCGTGAAACATACCGCTAGTCTTGTTCACCGACATCAGCAACCTTTTTTCTGGATTCCTTACTATGGCGCGAAAGGCTATTCCGAGTGGAAGGAACTCGGCTTTGATCATGTCATTATCCAACCGAATTTTTATGCCAAAGAGGTGCCAAAGGATGATCGAATGCCAGATGTTGCAAACTTGGCAAGAAAATTTGAAATGGGTGTAGAAGTCGAAATCGATGAGTGGGTGTTGGTCAGCCGTTACCATTACGACGCGTTCTATAACCAATTGAACAAAGGACACGAACTTGGCTTCGATGGGGAAGTGACCAACGCGTATTACGCCGGCAACAAAACGATCCACACCCTCGCCAACAGTGACATTCCAATGTTGCGAAAAGTGTATGATGATTTGTATCGTTGGATAAAAGGAAATTATCAACCGAAGAATTAA
- a CDS encoding GntR family transcriptional regulator, with the protein MNIIISKSNDQPIYNQIKEQIKEQILNGELVENVALPSIRKLAKDLQISVITTKRAYDELENEGFIETFPGKGSFVASQDRELLKENQLKLIEEKLSEVLAQSKAFNIHVDEIIQMLKLLSEDGP; encoded by the coding sequence ATGAATATCATCATCTCGAAAAGCAATGATCAGCCGATTTATAACCAAATCAAGGAGCAGATTAAGGAGCAAATTTTGAACGGAGAACTGGTAGAAAATGTTGCTCTTCCTTCGATACGCAAGTTGGCAAAGGATTTACAAATCAGTGTGATCACAACGAAGCGCGCTTATGATGAATTGGAAAACGAAGGATTTATCGAAACTTTTCCTGGTAAAGGCTCGTTCGTAGCGTCGCAAGATCGTGAATTATTAAAAGAAAATCAACTTAAGCTTATTGAAGAGAAGTTATCTGAGGTTTTGGCGCAAAGCAAAGCGTTTAATATTCATGTCGACGAAATAATTCAAATGCTTAAGTTGTTAAGTGAGGATGGACCGTGA
- a CDS encoding ABC transporter ATP-binding protein has translation MENIMEVKRVSKRLKDFKLDQISFEFKRGFIMGLIGPNGSGKTSLIRCLMNLNRIDSGEVKLFGMTHQQYTREIKQRIGFVYDQSYFYEDVSLKKNKRIVAPFYRDWDDAIFYKYAEIFELPLKKKVKQLSKGMKMKFAVAIALSHHAELIILDEPTAGLDPIFRRELLDILLDVIQDENKSVFFSTHITTDLEQVADYITFMNQGKIVFSKEKEAMFDEYCLARGSTALAKEIESLQPIGVRKTAVSIEALIADVDRQQASSLQERGVQLQRPTLEDIMYYTVKKPGTI, from the coding sequence ATGGAAAATATTATGGAAGTAAAAAGGGTTTCAAAGAGACTGAAAGATTTCAAGCTGGATCAGATTTCTTTCGAGTTTAAACGTGGCTTTATTATGGGCTTGATCGGTCCGAATGGATCTGGAAAAACGAGCTTGATTCGCTGTTTGATGAATCTCAATCGGATTGATTCGGGGGAAGTAAAATTATTCGGGATGACCCATCAACAATATACGAGAGAAATTAAGCAACGAATCGGCTTTGTTTATGATCAATCCTACTTTTATGAGGATGTTTCGTTAAAGAAAAATAAACGAATTGTCGCCCCTTTTTACCGTGATTGGGATGATGCCATTTTTTACAAATACGCTGAAATATTTGAACTGCCGTTAAAGAAGAAGGTAAAGCAGTTGTCCAAAGGGATGAAGATGAAATTTGCGGTTGCAATCGCGTTGTCCCACCATGCGGAACTCATCATTTTGGATGAACCAACGGCAGGACTGGATCCGATTTTCAGACGAGAATTGCTCGATATTTTGTTGGACGTCATCCAGGATGAAAATAAATCTGTATTCTTTTCAACACACATTACGACCGATTTAGAGCAAGTCGCTGATTATATTACGTTTATGAATCAGGGGAAGATCGTGTTCAGTAAGGAGAAGGAAGCGATGTTCGATGAATACTGTCTGGCGCGGGGGTCAACGGCGCTTGCGAAGGAAATCGAATCCCTTCAACCGATTGGAGTTAGAAAAACTGCTGTTAGTATCGAAGCGCTCATTGCCGATGTCGATAGGCAACAGGCTTCTAGTTTACAAGAGCGGGGCGTCCAACTTCAGCGACCGACACTTGAGGATATTATGTATTATACGGTGAAAAAGCCTGGAACCATTTAA